Sequence from the Phragmites australis chromosome 6, lpPhrAust1.1, whole genome shotgun sequence genome:
GGAGGCTGGATGGCCAAGATCTTCTCCTGGGTCATCATCGTCTTCCTCATGTTCTTCGTGCCCAACGGCGTCGTCAGCTTCTACGGTGAGCTAACGCCCTTCCCAGTACCCACCCATTCAGGGCTTTTTATTTGTCAGAATGTTTGATACATGTTCCGCGTGGTTGATAGATTTGTGGGCATACTAGGATAACAATTTATTGGGAGATTGCGCTAATCTTCTTAAGCCAAATAATCCCTATGATGAAGAATTTAGTCTCATATGGAGATTACTGTGTCAAATACGCTTTTATAGACTAACATAGTTATACGCAAAACAAAATGTTGGTTTCGGGTCATGTACAAAATCTTCTTAAGCCAAACAAAATGCTGGTATCTAGAGGCCTACTGGATTTACAATGGATGAACCCAATTGTTACTGCATGTGTATGTGGCGTGCCATCTTTGGTGGAATTTCTGGCAGGTGTGGTATCAGATTTTAGTACAGAATGTATTGTTTGGTTTTAGATTTCGGAAACAAAGGAAATGATGAATTGCTTGATTTCCCTGAATAAATTGAGTTGCTAAGCTGTTATGGTCAAGCACTCAAGCATGCATTTTTAGCTATTCTGCCAGTTATCTGTGTTATGTCAATTATGTTAGTAGCTTTGTTTGAGCAGACTGGTGATCACTATAAAGTTTGGGATTCTTACTGCAATTGTACTTTTGCAGAATCAATATCCAAGTTTGGATCTGGGCTGTTCCTTCTCGTTCAGGTTGTTCTTCTGTTGGACTTTGTGCACGGATGGAATGAAAACTGGGTCGCCAAGGATGAGAAGTTCTGGTTGGTTGCTTGCTGTTGCCTTGTTTTAGTTGACCTTCCATTGGTTTACTGAGCTTTGATTTCCCGAAATCTGTTATtcatacttctttatcactgcaGGTACATGGCTTTGTTGGTTGTCTCAGTTGTCTGTTACGTTGCCACATTCTCTTTCACGGGTCTTCTATTTCACTGGTTCACTCCATCCGGACATGACTGTGGACTCAACTTGTTTTTCATTGTCTTCACATTGATTCTTGTTTTTGTATTTGCTATCGTTGCCCTCCACCCAAAGGTATTGTCTTGTAGCTtgtttgccttttcttttgctaaTTTTGCCTATGTTTACTATTTGATTCATCCAGAATGTGTTGTCCATGGTTGGACCATGATAAGTTGTACTCCATGTGCTTGTGCATTATTATATTTGTTATTGTAGATGCTCATTGGATTTATTTTAGAATTGAACTTATGACTGTGCTGCCCAAAAACTGTTGCTGCTATACTTTTCCATTTAATGTAACTCGTGGCTTTTGTGCTAatgatgaatttgaattttgttatTTTCAGATCAATGGTAGCTTGTTGCCTGCGTCAGTTATTGCTCTCTACTGCACCTATCTGTGCTACAGTGGACTTTCTAGTGAGCCGAGGGATTACGAATGCAATGGGCTTCACAACCACTCGAAAGCTGTGTCAACTGGTAGCCTTACGTTGGGACTGCTAACAACAGTCCTTTCTGTGGTCTATTCTGCTGTCCGTGCTGGCTCTTCGGCAACTGTGCTCTCACCGCCAGACTCACCACGTGCTGGTTAGATCACCTTCTCTGTTTAATGAACTTATTTTGCTCGTGTATAGATTCCTGTTGCTAATTGTGTTGGCTTTTCAATCTTCAGGCGCCGACAAGCCATTGCTCCCCTTCAGCAAGGCagatgaaaaagaagataaGATGAATGTGCCAAAGCCAGTGACATACTCCTACTCTTTCTTTCACCTCATCTTTTCCCTGGCCAGTATGTACTCGGGAATGCTCTTGACTGGCTGGTCGACCTCCGTTGGTGAGGGTGGAAATTTGGTTGATGTTGGGTGGCCATCAGTCTGGGTCAGGATTGCAACCCAGTGGGCAACGGCAGGTCTGTTCATATGGTCCCTTGTTGCTCCCATTCTCTTTCCCGAGAGGGAATTCTAGATCAACCACGATAGTCTCATATGAATGCGTCCTTTTGGAGCATCAACCGTGTCTTCTGTGGTAGCCAACCTATCCTATCAAATATCTAGTCTGTAATACATGCTGAGAGCAACTGATGGCATGAAGTCGGTGTTTGTCGATGGTTATCAAGTCTGTCTGCTTAATAACGTGTGACATCAGGCATTGTGCCAGTATTTGAACAGTGAATACGTGCTGCCTGTATTTGTATATATGTTGGAATTGGTTTACCTCTGTTGGTGCTGGATGCATTTTATATTGTACGAATGCCACCATGTGGGGATTTTATAAAGAGTTGAGTTGCATGTCATTTGGTGTATCAGGAATTCACAACGTCGTGTATCCTGTAAGATTCCTCAAGTGTCACGTACGTTTTCACAGTAGATTATTTCTTGTGAGATTGGAGTACAAGGTCTAATCATACTATCAACTACTGCTAAcatgcaatttgaataaaaatatacaAGGACAAAAAGAACCCCCTCCGCCATTCTACCTATATACAGAATTAACATGCACTACCAACTTACAGTCTTCTATGTGTCCGAATGAAATTGGTTGTGATCAAAGAAACCACCGCGTCACACGCATACGAGGACGCGGCGAGCACGGCCGACGCCGCCAGCAAGACGGCCTTCCACTGCCTGGTCGCCGGCATGATAGCCGCAGCCTCAGACGCCGCGGCGAGGGCGGCAAACACGTTCTTCAACGAGGTGTACTTCTTAACGGACGCCCTGCACCCCTCGCAGTGCACGACGTGGCGGAAGTACCTGTTGGTCGGGTTGGGCGCGTGCAGCGTGCCGACGCCGCCCTTGGCCGGGAACGAGGCCGAGATCCCCGCGACGGTCCCAGCCGGAGCCTGCTCCACGACGGCCGGCACGGGAGGCGGCGCCAGACTGCTGTGGCCGAAGTAGTAGGGCATGCCGTTCCCTGCCCTGTCCATCCACTTCCT
This genomic interval carries:
- the LOC133921038 gene encoding uncharacterized protein LOC133921038 produces the protein MWAASCLASCCAACACEACRTAVGSIGRRSARIAYCGLFALSLFASWALREVAAPLLQSIPWINHFHKTPDREWFETDAVLRVSLGNFLFFTILAVIMAGIKDQKDPRDKIHHGGWMAKIFSWVIIVFLMFFVPNGVVSFYESISKFGSGLFLLVQVVLLLDFVHGWNENWVAKDEKFWYMALLVVSVVCYVATFSFTGLLFHWFTPSGHDCGLNLFFIVFTLILVFVFAIVALHPKINGSLLPASVIALYCTYLCYSGLSSEPRDYECNGLHNHSKAVSTGSLTLGLLTTVLSVVYSAVRAGSSATVLSPPDSPRAGADKPLLPFSKADEKEDKMNVPKPVTYSYSFFHLIFSLASMYSGMLLTGWSTSVGEGGNLVDVGWPSVWVRIATQWATAGLFIWSLVAPILFPEREF